In Vibrio coralliilyticus, the following are encoded in one genomic region:
- a CDS encoding antibiotic biosynthesis monooxygenase family protein, which produces MILEVAILDVKPDMEKDFEQNFSKAQAIISSMQGYISHQLQRCIENPRRYILLVNWQTLEDHEVGFRQSAEYQEWKALLHHFYDPFPTVEHYESVFG; this is translated from the coding sequence ATGATACTAGAAGTCGCAATTCTGGATGTGAAGCCGGATATGGAGAAAGATTTTGAACAAAACTTTTCAAAAGCTCAGGCCATTATTTCCAGCATGCAAGGCTATATTTCTCATCAATTGCAACGTTGCATAGAAAACCCGAGGCGCTATATTTTGTTAGTGAATTGGCAAACCTTGGAAGACCATGAAGTCGGATTCAGACAATCTGCCGAGTATCAGGAATGGAAAGCGCTGTTACATCACTTTTATGATCCATTCCCGACCGTAGAACATTATGAGAGTGTGTTCGGCTAA
- a CDS encoding sulfite exporter TauE/SafE family protein: MFAEWITAEALTAAFLIFLGSFVQTAIGFGLAIVAAPLLFLVSPDYVPAPICLVALYISILNALKHRANVEIGGLKMALIGRVPGSIAGGVLLVMVSTDLLALWLGLLVLLAVTVSLLPFRIEPTPIRMGIAGFFSGFFGTSSAIGGPPMALLLQHQEANQLRGNLSAFFVFSSIISLIIQMPAVFLTMHHLWISIPLLPAAWLGYKLALATTQSLPKEKIRLGALMLCTVSGATAVWQGLV; encoded by the coding sequence ATGTTTGCTGAATGGATAACGGCAGAGGCATTGACTGCTGCCTTTCTGATCTTCCTTGGCTCATTCGTACAGACAGCGATAGGTTTTGGCTTAGCGATTGTTGCCGCACCGCTGCTGTTCCTTGTTTCGCCTGATTATGTTCCCGCGCCTATCTGTTTAGTCGCCCTTTACATTTCTATTCTTAACGCGTTGAAACATAGAGCTAATGTCGAGATCGGTGGGCTTAAGATGGCCTTAATTGGTCGTGTACCGGGCTCTATAGCGGGTGGTGTGTTGCTGGTGATGGTGTCTACCGATCTGCTGGCATTATGGCTTGGTCTGTTGGTACTGCTGGCAGTTACGGTGAGCCTTCTTCCTTTTCGTATCGAACCGACCCCAATCCGTATGGGTATTGCGGGGTTCTTCTCTGGCTTTTTTGGCACCAGCTCAGCGATTGGTGGACCGCCAATGGCTTTACTGTTACAACATCAGGAGGCAAATCAATTAAGAGGCAATTTGTCGGCCTTTTTTGTCTTCAGCTCAATCATTTCATTGATTATCCAAATGCCAGCGGTTTTTTTGACGATGCACCACTTGTGGATCAGTATTCCGTTACTGCCTGCTGCGTGGTTGGGTTATAAACTCGCTTTAGCAACGACTCAATCTCTACCCAAAGAGAAGATTCGTCTTGGAGCATTGATGCTGTGTACCGTCAGTGGTGCGACGGCAGTTTGGCAAGGTTTGGTATAA